In Ostrea edulis chromosome 4, xbOstEdul1.1, whole genome shotgun sequence, a single window of DNA contains:
- the LOC125670640 gene encoding suppressor of cytokine signaling 2-like produces MKINIVMNENPQDDPYGSNESKTVSSQDKKPEKDSAYYCAQDFTILLRTAQSLAQTGWYYGHFTMKEAGLLLRKEPAGTFLIRDSSDSKCLYSLSVRTKRDVTNVRILYSRGMFQLTSDERSSGRIPKFDNAVSLIDFYARMIRMGKADKIVGTSGKRASTLVLQKPKPSCVLDLKHLCRLSINRNLPLTRSRTKVLNNMDKLPVPKPIKSYLKEYPYIF; encoded by the coding sequence ATGAAGATAAATATTGTTATGAACGAAAATCCTCAGGATGACCCTTATGGGTCAAATGAAAGTAAGACTGTGTCAAGTCAAGATAAAAAACCTGAGAAAGACTCGGCCTATTATTGCGCACAAGATTTTACAATCCTGCTTAGAACAGCACAGTCGTTGGCTCAGACAGGGTGGTATTATGGACATTTCACAATGAAGGAGGCAGGACTTTTACTTCGAAAGGAACCAGCTGGAACTTTTCTAATAAGAGACAGCTCTGATTCAAAGTGTCTGTATTCTCTGAGTGTCAGAACAAAACGAGACGTAACCAATGTGAGAATTTTATATAGTAGGGGGATGTTTCAGCTTACTAGTGACGAACGAAGTAGTGGAAGGATCCCGAAATTTGACAATGCAGTTAGTTTAATAGATTTCTACGCTCGTATGATACGAATGGGGAAAGCTGATAAAATTGTAGGAACCTCAGGAAAAAGGGCCTCTACATTAGTATTGCAGAAACCTAAACCAAGTTGTGTCTTGGATTTGAAACATTTGTGTCGTTTGTCAATAAACAGAAATCTTCCGTTAACCCGAAGCAGGACAAAAGTATTGAACAATATGGATAAGTTACCAGTTCCTAAGCCCATCAAGAGCTATTTGAAGGAATATCCGTATATTTTTTAA